Part of the Etheostoma spectabile isolate EspeVRDwgs_2016 chromosome 21, UIUC_Espe_1.0, whole genome shotgun sequence genome is shown below.
ttgtgttttacctcctgtgtcttcccgcttttgtgattacctgatgttttccacctgcttccctgccttcttgtcacctgcctctcgttacctcattaccttgtgtatttattgtctgtGCTTCCCTGATTGCTTGTCAGATCGTTCTGGTTTGTCTGCACCTCGTTCTGCTGATTGTTCCCGTTCCTGCTGCCTGTATTCCCTGTGAGCTATCCTTGTCTTTGTGTCCTatcttttctttgccttttttcccTCTGACCCTTTGTATTTTTGGACTTTTcgatttatttttgtatgtttggcCTTTGTTTTCTTGTTGGATTGTTTTTTCATGGACAGTAAATTTCTGGACATTTACTCCATTCTGTTTGCCTCCCTATTCCTACGTTTTGGTCCTCATTCCCCTGTTACACATCACAATGTTAAACCAAAAGTCACGTGCAACCCAATCCAGACGATTTAATCACATTAAAAATAACTCTACAAGATAATCATTAAAAATGTTGTTAGTATCTCCTGCAGAGCCCTTCAGGGACAGCAGTTAACTTAATTCTCAGTAATTACCATCCTCCAGTGTTTGACAGGCAACCATGTCTGTATCGTATCCATCTCCCACTGCATTGTAGCCGCACACTCGCATCTCGTAATCACAATAGGGGTACAAGTTGGTCAACTCAGCTTGAGGAGTCTTCACATCTAAGACCTGGGCATCTTTCTCTGGGTCGCCATAGATCCAATACTTTACCTAaaacaaacaaggaaattaaGTATTTGAAAAATACAGTGCCTATTGGAAAAGATGGTTAGTAATTCAAGTTGAAACTGCTCAACATGTAGATTTGATGTACCTTGTACCCCATTGGGTTACCAGACAGTGGGTCCCAGTTGAGGCGAATGCTTCTGGGTCCAGTTGCTTTGGCCTTAAGGTTGCTTGGAGAGGGAAGATGACCACCAGGGGAGTTGAGATTCTGGTTTGTGTAGCCCTTCTGCTGTATCTGGGCAACTTCTGGAGCTTTGGGGGCAGGAAGAGGGTAGACCATACATTTACCAAATACAGGACCTCTGCTTCAGAATGTTCCATTCTCTTCATCATATAAAATCTGAAACCTTCAACTCCAGAAACTCTACAAATTCCATTGTATGTAACCTTTACCTCCGTCAGATATATTGACAAGGGTGGTCTTTCTGTCTCCAATAGAAGCGTTGCTACTTGGGTCCAACAGCTCCAATTGTATGGTCTCTGGCTGGATTGGGCTATTGTGAGCCCTCGGGTCGATCACTATGTTCTTCTCCGTCTCCCCGGGACTAAACTTTAAAGTGCCGGCTAAGTCAAAGCGCTGGGCCTTCTTGGTGCGCCATTTCACTGTAGCGGGACTGTCCTGGTTGCGAGTGCGGACCACAGGGATAACGTAGGTTGGGTCAGATGTGGTGAAGTTCTGGGTGCCCTTTTTGAACATCATAATACTGGGCTCTGGATTTCAAAAAACATAGtaggaaagaagagaagaaacctTAGCAATCAGTGCTTTGGACAAAAGGTAGGACACTCTGTTACAAAGCCTCTTACATCCTTTTACCTGGTTGGTCCGCAATGGTGATAGTAGTTCTTGGGTAGCGTCCCAGCTTGGCACCTTCCCGTGGGTTACTGAGATCCATGACAAACTGCTTGACCTGTTTGTCTTCCAGGAGGCCATCTTTCTCGCCCAGCTCCAGCAGACGAACAGGCACTATTTTCTGGGTCTCACCTGGAGCGTAGCTCAAGTCTCCTTCCACAGCAACATAGTcctaaaatagataaaaaataaGTTAGGACTACAACCCTGCTGCagacctgtatctcactcattACAAACGTTGTATCACTTCAAAAAGGCCAAAGTTAGGGGAAAAAACAGgccaaaatgttttaaagaaaagaaagtgttGGACTTCTTTCAATAATCCACATCAACTAAAGGTagcaagcctttttttttttgtgggtatCAGGAttccaaacaaaaaaagggaagtGCATCAGTGCAGTATCAGTAAACAGTTATTAGCTTACCTTCTTATCCTTGGCTGTGAGGTCCCGTGTGCGGTAGGTGACCTGTGTGCGTCCATCTTCTATGATCTCTCTGCTAATGGGAATGTTGGCCACTCCGTCCTGCCTGCTGTAGGTGTAGGCCGGCTGGAGGAACGAGAAGATATTGGTGGCTGGGGAAAAGAAAGTGGAGAATCCATTATAGCAATGAATTATACACTTTGTCATTAGTTCAGGTCACAGGATTTATAATGAATTGTTTGTCGCATTTTCTTAGTTTGAAAAGGTTTACGGACAAAGCAAGAATTGTTTAAACCAATTAAGTCTGAGGTTTCTCACCATGCTCTTTGATGATGGTGATGTTGACCAAACGTTTTCCAATCTCAGCAATCCCCATTGGCACATCTATGGCCTCCACCAGCAGCTGCTTcttttcatcatcttcatccttGACAAAGAGTGGTACGTGAACGTCTACTGATTCCACACCTTCTTGGAACTCGATGGCTCCTGCAGCCTCTGCAGAGGAAGAGCAAATGATACGGAAGGTTTATAGCAAGATTGATAATACAAGCTTCATTAAAGATCAGAAAGGGATTAGCTTAACTTTGCTACAAACTGTAAATTAGAATTTTTActtcatccacacacacaaatagttaACAATCTAACCTCTGTCGGTGGCCACAGTGTAATAGCCGGGCACCACTTTGAGATCATGTGCGTTTCCAGACTGGACAGTTTTCTCTGTGAGTTTGACAATATCAGGGTAGCTGCTGCGAGGAGCAGATAAAACGGTGTCCATAATGGCGTAGTCCTGCCTGAGAAGAGCACAGGAGGGGAAGAGAAGTTAGACATGCATGACCTTTGGCtccttaaaaaaactaaaactttttgGTGTTGTATTGTAATCAGAATGTTACCTTTTTCCGGCATTTCTCTGCATTCTGCAAAAACCAAAACAGGTTTTAatgagggagagaacagacattTAATTTCCGTCTTTATTTTGATTATGAGAATACGAAGAATTAGCCTGACTCCTCCCTCCTACGAAACTTCTGCTCAATTTAaattttccttcagtacaccGTCTGGTTTTGCggtatattcttgggttttcaCCGGTCAAATTTTTAGgcggtccaatcagcgaacagaaggagtggctgagaacgataaCGTTGAGGCCGTACGCTAGAGTTGTAGTTCCGTAATGGCggtggagaaagatgcgagtgaagccattcggtccgttgtggcaacgctgccaaatatccagaagttaaaacacaagaacaatctttgctgagttttgttggtggccatgatgttgtggccctccgcCCCACAGGGTTTGGGAATAGTTAGATTTTGCAGCTCGCTCTGTTAGCGGTGAAGGAGTTAGCGATGCTAAGCCGGCGTCACGACCGAACATTAGCaattatggcagatccagagtggctctagGTAGATCCAattgttttaaacttcaacagagtacacGGCTTTGAagagttaacacttgtcaatggagagtggccagactctgtACTActgaaatgtaccagagtctggtaggaccgggctaaaaAAGGATACTGTATCTTACAATGTTTGTCCAAAAACAGTTAagggacatactgtatgtaataagCACATGTAGTTTAACATATTTTACCTGAATGCAGTTTTTTGTACTTTCTGGGCGCCGGGAATCTGCTTGTACACCTCATTTAGCTGCATGGGTGAACAAATACAGTACTCAGTGACACAGCAGTCATTCATACACTCATATGCCCaccaataaacaaaaaacacactcacGTTATCGGCCACTTCCTTGCGAAGCTGTTCGGCGTCTCTGGAATCGGGGCGAGACAGGTTCTCAGAGAACAGCCTGTTTAGCCGGAGGGAGATTGGGAACTGGACTACAAGGGGAAAGAGGCACCATGAAAAGAAAGCAAACAGAGGTTAGAGTTGTAAAATGTTATCTTTAAATCCCTAACCCCTAAAGCTTAATATGCAGAAGGTACATTTATTGTTGTCGCTAAAACATTTGACTCACTGGACTCTTTAGGGTTGGGCTTTATCAGAGCCTGGGGGTGATTGGGTGATCGGTGTACATTATCAGTGACCTTCCAGCGGACCACATCGGTTCCTTTGGGTGGGCCGGTCCTCACCATTGGTGTGTCCAGATGGTCGGAGGTAAGCAGAGACTGGCGGAGCAAATACTCATCTTCCTTGAAGCCAACCATACGACCTGGAGAGAATGCAACATAAGGTGACTCAAATTTAACGTGGTCCCAGGTGGCAGGATAAAGCATTTAAAGCAATACTGTTGCATGTAATATATCAAAAGTACCTCTTCCACAGCAAGGCAGCAGGGCAAGACAGCTCTGTGTCAAGAGAAGACAGAAGGCATTACTTCCACAAagagtttatttattgttatttatcgGTGTAAATATAAGTGTTTATACCTGGCAGAGGGTTTTGCAGCAGGCACAGTATTTCCAAcagcagagcagcaacagggccagcAGTAACAAGAGGAACAAGAAGAGTGGGAGCAACCACAGGAGGCTAGCAGGGGGACATTCTGAAGGTCGGTCAGGAAAAGTAGATAAAGTTAAAAACCCAACGGTCATACAGAATGCTGCTGCCAGAGCTTTGTCTAgctcacatcactccagttctaaAGTCATTTTGCTGGCTTTCATTTCGGTGCTTTCAGACAGTTTCAGTCTTTCAAACAGCAAGCCGTTTCTGATCCTATTTAATTCCAGTAATGTCAAGCCATGCATATAGTTTGGGTTTTAAAAGTTCTGGGTTAACATATCTATTCTCCACCAGCAAAACAATGGAGATGAACGGAATGGAGTCTAAGGTGCTCTCACCTTTGTACTGcagaaattcatttttttatttcataaagcCCCTAAAAACAAGGTATCACATGTTTAATATTACACTTAAATAAGCCACAATCAAAGTTACCATTCAGTAAAAACACTAACGCTCAAAACTCTGCTACTACTAcgacaaaacagacagaaatacCTTATTTGCAATAACAAACTGTTGTACTTTGGCCCAAAATTGTGTATACATGTAAGACCCCCATTGCTTATAGTAAGAAGTAGATTTTATCAACTTTGAGCAGTACAGGTCCAATTAGAGAAATCCAGGAAAGTGTTAAATTATACATCAGTTGCTGAAATGAGAGCACAATGCATATTTGATACATATCCAAACGGCAGCTCACCTTTCTTTTCGAGCACCTGGACCTCCAAGACCTTAACTAAGGGATCTTTAGGGTTTTCAACAGTGTAGTAGTACGTACAGTCATCATCCTCATCCCGGAAACTGCACGAATCAAGCACCTTCTCCCCTGAAAACACAATCGCAAGTGAGTTTAGGCATTACTGCTGTAGTGCCAAAGTTTATCATCATTATAACCTAAAAGAAGATGAGAGATGTATGCGCAGAGTGTATtggaataataaaatatttaataaaaaaagcaattttcatcattttaatcCTCTTAGATGTGCTTACGTTCTTTAAGTTCATCCACCAAGGTAATTTTAAAGGGACACTTGTCAcactcctctttctctttcttctctcctgtcTTCCAGGCCTGACACTGGACGCAACTCCTCGtaccctcacacacacccaacagGGGCtagacaggacacacacacacacatcaaaaaaaGCTCAGGTAGGACTGTACAGAAACACATACTTCGACTTAAAAGCTTAACACGGTACAGAATGGTAAACTACAAAAGAAAAGGGACCAGGCACAAAAAACTCAAGTGTATTGAATATGTCATATAGGAGTTAGGTCTTACTGATCCACGGATAAATAACAACTCTAGATGCATGGCTTTTacctttattttatgtattattattttttgcttgTGTCACAACATATGCACAAAGTCCTAGAATGTGGCATAGACACAATAACTATGAGTGACCATGCTCCTGTTACACTACAATTTGTAGGagtaatgttttttctttaaatattggAGGCTTAATGTGTCCCTTTTATCAGATGAGAGGGTGGTAAAGGAATCAAAACAACACTTGAAGGATTAGAATAAGATATCTCTATTTACTGATGACACATTAACATGTATAAGTGATCCGCCCTCAATTATTCTAGCTCTATTACAAAATCTGAATGAACATGAAGAAATATCAGGTTAGAAAGAcagtttaattttaatgtttggGTTTCATCATTGATTCTATTATATCAGTTGTATGAAGCCAACTTTGGAAAGTAAAGAAGAAATAAACAGGGATTTGGTTAGGTGGGAAGTGCTAAAACCGTGAGAATGAACATTGCACCGAGGCTGCAGTTTTTGTTCCAGTGAGTACCAGTTATGGTCCCTAGTTCTACTTTTAATATATTAGATAAAATCATATCTAAATTTATttggcaaactaaaaaaagctaaaattaAATACTAAATACAACATCAaggaaatgacaacaacatgaaTGTCAAAGAAATAAGGGAATTGCAAACAAATGTCCAAATTTCAGGGGAAACTGGGTGGAAACATTTCAAGCAGGGCACACACTAATGAACAGCCCACTGGGGAGGGAGTCTGATTGCAAGGTGAAGATGTGGTATTTTAACACTCCATCAATTACCTCAAAATATAGTAATAAATCTGAACTACGTTGGAGAGGCTGTGGTTTTACAGGAGAACCAGCAGTGCTCGTTTTTAGTATACTGTACCTCCTGAAAATGTGGCAGATTACGTTGTTTATATCTGCAAGCTTAAATAAGTGTGTTTATGGATGCATATCCTTCTTGTTGTATGTGTTGAAAACAAACAGCTAAAAGCATATACAAACAAGGGTATAATATGAAGCATTAAATTAGTTGAAAAAGCAAACATTTGACAAGGAATTACATTGTAATTGGCATACATTGAGTCATAATAACATCCACACACCTGGAAATTTGGCTCACAGGTTGAAGTCAGATCAATAGCAGATTCTGTACACTCACAGCGGCCGCATACACATTTACCTTGCCCATTGCAGACACCCTGGTGCAGAAAAAGACACAGTCAGGCACTTACTGACATCTAAGGTGACATgataactacaaataaaaatggtgGCTCTACTCACGCCTTTGCTGTCCAGACAGGTCTGGTTGCTCTTGGAACACTCACAGGCACTGCCCTCCCAGCCCTCAGGACACACACAGCGACCCATACTGCAAGAGCCACGGtctgataagaaaaaaaaaataagaaaaagaactatataatacacatatcgtaagtggtgtgtgtgtgtgtgtggtttttttgcGTGCGCATGCGCGAGCGTGTGTGCAAATGGTGGTAGTCGTCGAACTGTGAATTACTAATGGTACACAGAAAGTAAAATAAGACAAATACAGCATGATTCAAacttcatgtgaatatttttttagttGACGAGGGTAACCCGTCAACCTCAACCTATTTTCATAAAAAGATATTTGATATATTgcttaaataaaaattgtatcagcaagtaaaaaaacactttataaaTGTTGCAGTAGATGTGGGTATAGAGGGATTTGCAAcataaagtgctcatattaacCCTTTtcgtgcatgttataggtttacaaagtgaaaaatcccaaagtccaccccaaaagaaatttttcaaaagaaaacactgttcacaaactgctccaaacagctctattgtagtccagcctttacttcagagtaAACgcttgtcactttgtaacacacgtcataatgctcgcctagctttctttcttgtgtgtttacttgtttgcgtgtttttgttttttgctgttattgaagaaaatgctgctgctgtaataaggaaatttccccactgtgggatgaatatagtataatctaatctaatctaataatctaatctatctgttagcatggcacgccctcatgctCGGCAAATGACTAGCTAGCAATGCTTATCTAGCTaatgcgcatgtgcaactcccaacaaaagggaaatagaagtgagatgcctcactctgtagctaaaaaagagagctcaacacacagggtgttttttgaaaatgaaaccatgtaacctattctgatataacctctaaaatTAAATATGAACCTGAAAGTGAGCATAACAGtaactttaaaaagaaagaaagggccGTAAGATCTGTGTTTAGTCGACTCTACTTTCTGCACCCATGTTTTAACACCAATTCTATGCCCTTGAAGTTATGCAGCAACAATAAAGTACAGCATGTAAATAGGGTGCTCAAATTTTGATAGTTAGTAACAccatacaaatacatacacccTTAATCACCAATTTAACAACAGCAAGCCATCGTACCACTGCAGAGGAAGCCTCCATATCTTTGACACTGCGTCTTGTCCCACTGACAGTATGGTCCTTCAAACTGTTCCGGGTTGTAGCACACACAGGTTCCACACTCCAGGCAGTCCCCACGGCCTGAACAGGGCTCCGTCATGCCTGGTTCTATACACTGGCTGGTATCCTTAGCTGAAGCACTTACTGAGCAGTTACAGAATGTACTTACCCTGAAGAAGACACATGAACataacagagagaaaaacaaagacctTAATGAACACAAAGGTCTCAAACAGGCCATCACTTGGCAGAGGTACCATAGCTCATATATTTATAAGAATTAATATTAAAGTCTCACCAGCCAGCATAGCACTGACACTTCCCACACACCAGGTCTCCGTTGCCATAGCACCTGGGTGCTCTAGGGATGACAATCTGGAGAAAACATGAAAGAGACACTGGGATGAATTTACCATAAAGACATGTGAGTAAGTGATTTCATCTCAACTTTGTGCACACTTTAGTCTAAATCTGTGTGTATACCTTTTCACAGTCACAGGTTGGACACAAAACCGAGGCTTTAACATTGACAGCGTTGCTAAAGGTTGTAGGTTTGACTCTCATTGTCCCCTGTTTTTCATCTGAATCCATCTGACAGACAGGCTGCTCATTGATCATTCGCTGGGCTTTAAGCCGCATCTGAAACTTGCCCTGGAtaacaaacacaagcacaaacacaagcacacacacacacacacacacacaaaatcagagCTTGTGTGTACACTGTAAGCATTTAGCTGTATGAGTCTTAGCACTTATCGGAAACCAAAAAATTAGGACAGTATTCACCTTCTTGACTAAAACTAAAAAGCCTGTAGAATCTGACATGAAATGTaaattttgatttaattataAGCTACATTTGCCAACATTTTCTGGAAactagttatttatttaatggtaaatttctactttttatttaaatccaaCACACGTTCCACATCTGCTTACTATTCCAAAAGGTAATTGAGGCACTTGCTTCTTATTTTTAATAGATTTCCATTTGACATGTTAAGGGAGATAGCCTCTATTTTGGTTAATAATGAAATGCAACAAAGGGCCATGTTTTTAACTTACTTAATTACTTATTTATTGTCTTGCCTTTTCCCTTTTAAATACATAATGGTCGGAAAAACAGAGTGAAATGTCAAGAGTTGCAATTCTAATTCTGAAAACCCCAGTGTTTCCAATAAAAATCATATTTAAGAAAATGGAAAGAATTAATAAATTGAGTGGCAGCACAAAACATCAACCTAAGTGAGGACCATCGGCTTTAAAAACCCATACTGTCTTCTAAatccatgtgtgtttgtatgttaaaTCTGTTGTTTCCATCTGGTTTTTCTTCTTACTATTGCTCCGGGTTGAAAATCAAAGGCTCCATACTGTGCGACGCTTCCACTGGTGGTCAAGAACTGTGTCTCGAATGCCTTGGGTCGGTCCTCTGCACGGATGCTTATCTTAGAACGGATATTCTGTAGGGCATAGTAGAACATCCCATTTGACTCAATTGTCTACAGAGTCTACTCTCCTAACTGATAATTGTTAGAAGAGGTGATGTTTTACCTTGAAGGCATCGTCCATGAGTTGCAGAATATTGGAAGAGTCTTCTTGCAACAGACCGACTTCAGCAATGGGGAAGTACTCTTTTAGTTTCTGCACAGAGCAcacaatagaaaaataaatccatGACTTAAATTCTTGACACCATGTTTCAAGAACCTAACTTCAAAGAAAGCTGAAAAATTAAAGCCCACTAACCTCATAGTGCGTGTAGGAGTGGTTGGTGACAGCAAAGATTGGGATGATATTGTGTTTGCCCAGCAGACGAACCAGTGTGGGTATTGAAGGGTAATCCTGGATTATATCGTGTGTGTAACTGCCGTCTGCGTTCAGGTGGCAGAGCTCGTCGTTGCGCTGCAGGATACCTGACAGCACGTTAGCACCATCAGCCTCATAGTGGAAGGCTGACTCGGTGGAGAAAACCAGAAGGTGGGTGCTGTGAGCACGCCAGCCGATCTTATCCTAGAGTAAGAACCGATAAACGGGAGAAGAAACAGTGGTTAGTAGAGAATAGGGATCTGTAGGtaaaagataattaaaaagatGCCACTTTTGCTGATCAAAAGCCATTGTTGCTAAAAGTAACAATTATTTTATTGGCATATTGAATTTCCCTTTACGACCGGAACCGCAGGGGATCTAACGGAATCCCTGAGTCTCTGAGCACCCTTCAGAAATCAGGCAATGAGGAGACTACAGTCCTCATGAAAGACTGCATTTCCTCACACAGGCTGCTTTGATGACAGCCACCATACCTTTGAGAAAGCCTTACCCCTGTCCAATTGATCATCAATTGTGGGATGTCCAAAAACCAGCCCATGTAACCATAACCAGGAAGACCATGTAGGTGTCAGCTTATGGGCATCCCTttaataaactataaactatatgtgtttgtgtcaaccTTATGAAAGCAAATCAAATATTCAATCTCTTTTTTGGTTCTGTTTTGGTGTCCCCAGCTGAGGGAAAAACTTGGTCTTCTAGTAGCTagatgctccactatgttcaccaggtacttgctaactttgtctgacATTTGGTGCTGTACAGGTACTGTGCAGTGGGTTTTTAGagttttttaatgaaaacagcTATCTGCTGAACAAGACACTGTGAGAGAAGTAATACTGAACCAAAACTGTAAAGTTTCAGGCCAGAAAACTAAACCAATGACTGAAAAAACTAACTTCTTCTCACTTTTGATCAATACCACTGAAATATTTACCTGTGACATGCCTAAACATCGTCTAACAGTAGCGCAAGTAGAGAA
Proteins encoded:
- the itgb4 gene encoding integrin beta-4 isoform X2; the protein is MGRWTLHLSVGLGILAVLLTCCYTEENYCFASRAKTCSECLQSGKGCAYCSDETFNGPRCDLYQNIIHYGCSAAAVITAQSSMMIEKEQAINIRLQQSQVSPQQVSMSFLPGEEKLVDVEVFAPTKGPLDLYILMDFSNSMADDLNNLKSMGKELATLVKQLSDDYTIGFGKFVDKVIEPQTDMRPSKLAQPWPNSDPPFSFKNVIKLTSDSDAFNRDLQKEKISGNLDAPEGGFDAILQAAVCGDKIGWRAHSTHLLVFSTESAFHYEADGANVLSGILQRNDELCHLNADGSYTHDIIQDYPSIPTLVRLLGKHNIIPIFAVTNHSYTHYEKLKEYFPIAEVGLLQEDSSNILQLMDDAFKNIRSKISIRAEDRPKAFETQFLTTSGSVAQYGAFDFQPGAIGKFQMRLKAQRMINEQPVCQMDSDEKQGTMRVKPTTFSNAVNVKASVLCPTCDCEKIVIPRAPRCYGNGDLVCGKCQCYAGWVSTFCNCSVSASAKDTSQCIEPGMTEPCSGRGDCLECGTCVCYNPEQFEGPYCQWDKTQCQRYGGFLCSDRGSCSMGRCVCPEGWEGSACECSKSNQTCLDSKGGVCNGQGKCVCGRCECTESAIDLTSTCEPNFQPLLGVCEGTRSCVQCQAWKTGEKKEKEECDKCPFKITLVDELKEREKVLDSCSFRDEDDDCTYYYTVENPKDPLVKVLEVQVLEKKECPPASLLWLLPLFLFLLLLLALLLLCCWKYCACCKTLCQSCLALLPCCGRGRMVGFKEDEYLLRQSLLTSDHLDTPMVRTGPPKGTDVVRWKVTDNVHRSPNHPQALIKPNPKESIQFPISLRLNRLFSENLSRPDSRDAEQLRKEVADNLNEVYKQIPGAQKVQKTAFRMQRNAGKRQDYAIMDTVLSAPRSSYPDIVKLTEKTVQSGNAHDLKVVPGYYTVATDREAAGAIEFQEGVESVDVHVPLFVKDEDDEKKQLLVEAIDVPMGIAEIGKRLVNITIIKEHATNIFSFLQPAYTYSRQDGVANIPISREIIEDGRTQVTYRTRDLTAKDKKDYVAVEGDLSYAPGETQKIVPVRLLELGEKDGLLEDKQVKQFVMDLSNPREGAKLGRYPRTTITIADQPEPSIMMFKKGTQNFTTSDPTYVIPVVRTRNQDSPATVKWRTKKAQRFDLAGTLKFSPGETEKNIVIDPRAHNSPIQPETIQLELLDPSSNASIGDRKTTLVNISDGAPEVAQIQQKGYTNQNLNSPGGHLPSPSNLKAKATGPRSIRLNWDPLSGNPMGYKVKYWIYGDPEKDAQVLDVKTPQAELTNLYPYCDYEMRVCGYNAVGDGYDTDMVACQTLEDVPGEPGRLAFNVISPTVTQVSWAEPAETNGNITAYEVIYTPIDDGRKPVGPAKKVKIDNPKKRMLLIENLQNAQTYQYKVRAMNSIGWGPFKDATINLASQPVRPLSIPIIPDIPIVDAEAGEEYDSYLMYSNEVLKSPTGSKTPSVSGDDYMINGKWEQNFLFPGGSATRNLSASSSPMSTLSSNYRGAGGSFTTETSTTYMSGAAGSRRHDMIGGGVHTSEVIMRKRSENRGYTDENIRDSIVIGDVSSKFPDLGGFGYAGIQSSSQSQFSYNLSQGSRARTESSDVNDALYNLDRVLLDARLSPGVPDTPSRLVFSALGPTALKVSWQEPHCEKDILGYCVLYQLLSGGEMKRINVTNPAENSVIIQDLLPNHSYLFKVKGQSQEGWGPEREGVITIESAVDPKSPLSPMPGSPFTLSTPSAPGPLVFTALSPDSLQLSWEKPRKPNGDILGYVVTCEQLHGGGDLRTFQVNGDSAETSLTVPNLTENIPYKFKVQARTTQGFGPEREGIITIESQDGSALSQYNSQSTRREVFHMPTEVSTRTNVSHTMLNDPYFSDGMMMTTQHSETSGMVTRHVTKEVVQRSVMGGTTVTKKMFYES
- the itgb4 gene encoding integrin beta-4 isoform X1 yields the protein MGRWTLHLSVGLGILAVLLTCCYTEENYCFASRAKTCSECLQSGKGCAYCSDETFNGPRCDLYQNIIHYGCSAAAVITAQSSMMIEKEQAINIRLQQSQVSPQQVSMSFLPGEEKLVDVEVFAPTKGPLDLYILMDFSNSMADDLNNLKSMGKELATLVKQLSDDYTIGFGKFVDKVIEPQTDMRPSKLAQPWPNSDPPFSFKNVIKLTSDSDAFNRDLQKEKISGNLDAPEGGFDAILQAAVCGDKIGWRAHSTHLLVFSTESAFHYEADGANVLSGILQRNDELCHLNADGSYTHDIIQDYPSIPTLVRLLGKHNIIPIFAVTNHSYTHYEKLKEYFPIAEVGLLQEDSSNILQLMDDAFKNIRSKISIRAEDRPKAFETQFLTTSGSVAQYGAFDFQPGAIGKFQMRLKAQRMINEQPVCQMDSDEKQGTMRVKPTTFSNAVNVKASVLCPTCDCEKIVIPRAPRCYGNGDLVCGKCQCYAGWVSTFCNCSVSASAKDTSQCIEPGMTEPCSGRGDCLECGTCVCYNPEQFEGPYCQWDKTQCQRYGGFLCSDRGSCSMGRCVCPEGWEGSACECSKSNQTCLDSKGGVCNGQGKCVCGRCECTESAIDLTSTCEPNFQPLLGVCEGTRSCVQCQAWKTGEKKEKEECDKCPFKITLVDELKEREKVLDSCSFRDEDDDCTYYYTVENPKDPLVKVLEVQVLEKKECPPASLLWLLPLFLFLLLLLALLLLCCWKYCACCKTLCQSCLALLPCCGRGRMVGFKEDEYLLRQSLLTSDHLDTPMVRTGPPKGTDVVRWKVTDNVHRSPNHPQALIKPNPKESIQFPISLRLNRLFSENLSRPDSRDAEQLRKEVADNLNEVYKQIPGAQKVQKTAFRMQRNAGKRQDYAIMDTVLSAPRSSYPDIVKLTEKTVQSGNAHDLKVVPGYYTVATDREAAGAIEFQEGVESVDVHVPLFVKDEDDEKKQLLVEAIDVPMGIAEIGKRLVNITIIKEHATNIFSFLQPAYTYSRQDGVANIPISREIIEDGRTQVTYRTRDLTAKDKKDYVAVEGDLSYAPGETQKIVPVRLLELGEKDGLLEDKQVKQFVMDLSNPREGAKLGRYPRTTITIADQPEPSIMMFKKGTQNFTTSDPTYVIPVVRTRNQDSPATVKWRTKKAQRFDLAGTLKFSPGETEKNIVIDPRAHNSPIQPETIQLELLDPSSNASIGDRKTTLVNISDGAPEVAQIQQKGYTNQNLNSPGGHLPSPSNLKAKATGPRSIRLNWDPLSGNPMGYKVKYWIYGDPEKDAQVLDVKTPQAELTNLYPYCDYEMRVCGYNAVGDGYDTDMVACQTLEDVPGEPGRLAFNVISPTVTQVSWAEPAETNGNITAYEVIYTPIDDGRKPVGPAKKVKIDNPKKRMLLIENLQNAQTYQYKVRAMNSIGWGPFKDATINLASQPVRPLSIPIIPDIPIVDAEAGEEYDSYLMYSNEVLKSPTGSKTPSVSGDDYMINGKWEQNFLFPGGSATRNLSASSSPMSTLSSNYRGAGGSFTTETSTTYMSGAAGSRRHDMIGGGVHTSEVIMRKRSENRGYTDENIRDSIVIGDVSSKFPDLGGFGYAGIQSSSQSQFSYNLSQGSRARTESSDVNDALYNLDRVLLDARLSPGVPDTPSRLVFSALGPTALKVSWQEPHCEKDILGYCVLYQLLSGGEMKRINVTNPAENSVIIQDLLPNHSYLFKVKGQSQEGWGPEREGVITIESAVDPKSPLSPMPGSPFTLSTPSAPGPLVFTALSPDSLQLSWEKPRKPNGDILGYVVTCEQLHGGGDLRTFQVNGDSAETSLTVPNLTENIPYKFKVQARTTQGFGPEREGIITIESQDGSALSQYNSQSTRREVFHMPTEVSTRTNVSHTMLNDPYFSADGMMMTTQHSETSGMVTRHVTKEVVQRSVMGGTTVTKKMFYES